From a single Mycolicibacterium moriokaense genomic region:
- a CDS encoding DUF1707 SHOCT-like domain-containing protein produces MTGLDDQAGMRISDTHAAMRVSDADRNGTLRRLHSAVALGLIDIGEFEERSALVSRARLHSDLDTLVDDLPGPGAIVTTATDRVELRGVLGSLKRQGEWIVPTRLALHRRMGSVDLDLTKARFAGSIVVVELDLKFGGLDMRLPEGASASIDDVEVIVGSAHDHRKDAPAEGSPHVILTGKVVCGSVDIRGPRKGLRFNRFI; encoded by the coding sequence ATGACTGGGCTCGATGACCAGGCAGGGATGCGCATCTCCGACACGCACGCCGCGATGCGCGTTTCCGATGCCGATCGCAACGGAACGCTACGCAGGCTGCACAGCGCCGTCGCCCTCGGTCTGATCGACATCGGCGAGTTCGAGGAGCGTTCCGCGCTGGTATCGCGCGCACGGCTGCATTCCGACCTCGACACCCTGGTCGACGACCTGCCCGGACCGGGCGCGATCGTCACCACCGCCACCGATCGGGTGGAACTGCGCGGCGTGCTCGGCTCGCTCAAGCGCCAGGGGGAGTGGATCGTGCCGACGCGGCTGGCGCTACACCGGCGGATGGGCTCGGTCGACCTGGACCTGACCAAGGCACGCTTCGCCGGCTCGATCGTCGTCGTCGAGCTGGACCTGAAGTTCGGCGGGCTGGACATGCGTCTGCCCGAGGGTGCCAGCGCCTCGATCGACGACGTCGAGGTGATCGTCGGCAGCGCCCACGATCACCGCAAGGATGCACCCGCGGAGGGCTCACCGCACGTGATCCTGACCGGCAAGGTGGTCTGCGGCTCCGTCGACATCCGCGGTCCGCGCAAGGGTTTACGGTTCAACCGTTTCATTTGA
- a CDS encoding TetR family transcriptional regulator, with product MDVVSPEKSRESLTVRRQRATRVRIATAAAQLVAEIGLAGTTVEQIAQAAEVGRATFFRYFSSKEDAVAEGMTNRWLATITAAIARQPAELSAHGAVLAAFGDLGEGFEAVSGQVRELALLTRSSPVLSAWTLQSYLRYEAAIAELVAPRLDDLLPDDPRPRLIGALAMASVRIALDDWLVHGGSLPARVRSAVSSLHVE from the coding sequence ATGGACGTCGTCTCACCAGAGAAATCGCGGGAAAGTTTGACGGTCCGCCGGCAGCGGGCCACCCGCGTGCGTATCGCCACGGCGGCGGCGCAACTGGTCGCCGAGATCGGCCTGGCGGGGACGACGGTCGAACAGATCGCGCAGGCGGCGGAGGTCGGTCGCGCGACGTTCTTCCGGTACTTCAGCTCCAAGGAAGATGCGGTCGCGGAGGGGATGACGAACCGGTGGCTGGCCACGATCACTGCGGCCATCGCGCGGCAGCCTGCCGAGCTGTCGGCCCACGGGGCGGTGCTGGCGGCGTTCGGCGATCTCGGCGAAGGGTTCGAGGCGGTCAGCGGGCAGGTCCGCGAGCTGGCCCTGCTGACTCGGTCCTCGCCCGTGTTGAGTGCGTGGACGCTGCAGAGCTACCTCCGGTATGAGGCGGCGATCGCCGAGCTGGTGGCCCCGCGGCTCGACGATCTGTTGCCGGACGATCCGCGCCCGCGGCTGATCGGGGCGCTGGCGATGGCGTCGGTGCGGATCGCTCTGGACGACTGGCTGGTGCACGGCGGCTCACTGCCCGCGCGCGTGCGGTCGGCGGTGTCGTCGCTACACGTCGAATAG
- the ispG gene encoding flavodoxin-dependent (E)-4-hydroxy-3-methylbut-2-enyl-diphosphate synthase translates to MTSVGLGIPAPPAPTLAPRRKTRQLMVRDVGVGSDYPIAVQSMCTTKTHDINATLQQIAELTASGCDIVRVACPRQEDADALPAIAKKSKIPVIADIHFQPKYIFAAIDAGCAAVRVNPGNIKEFDGRVKEVAKAAGAAGIPIRIGVNAGSLDKRFMEKYGKATPEALVESALWEASLFEEHGFGDIKISVKHNDPVVMVAAYELLASKTDYPLHLGVTEAGPAFQGTIKSAVAFGALLSKGIGDTIRVSLSAPPAEEVKVGNQILESLNLRPRGLEIVSCPSCGRAQVDVYTLANEVTAGLEGMEVPLRVAVMGCVVNGPGEAREADLGVASGNGKGQIFVKGEVIKTVPEAQIVETLIEEALRLAEEMGPASGSDGSGSPVVTVS, encoded by the coding sequence TTGACCTCTGTTGGTCTGGGGATTCCGGCGCCGCCCGCGCCGACCCTGGCTCCCCGCCGCAAGACGCGCCAGCTCATGGTGCGCGACGTCGGTGTGGGCAGCGACTATCCGATCGCGGTGCAGTCGATGTGCACCACCAAGACGCACGACATCAACGCGACCCTTCAGCAGATCGCCGAGCTGACCGCATCGGGCTGCGACATCGTCCGCGTCGCGTGCCCGCGTCAGGAAGACGCCGACGCGCTGCCCGCGATCGCCAAGAAGTCGAAGATCCCCGTCATCGCCGACATCCACTTCCAGCCCAAGTACATCTTCGCCGCGATCGACGCCGGCTGCGCGGCCGTCCGCGTCAACCCCGGCAACATCAAGGAGTTCGACGGCCGGGTCAAGGAGGTCGCGAAAGCGGCTGGGGCAGCAGGCATTCCGATCAGGATCGGGGTCAACGCCGGCTCCCTGGACAAGCGCTTCATGGAGAAGTACGGCAAGGCGACGCCGGAGGCGTTGGTCGAGTCCGCGCTGTGGGAGGCCTCGCTGTTCGAGGAGCACGGCTTCGGCGACATCAAGATCAGCGTCAAGCACAACGACCCCGTCGTAATGGTCGCCGCCTACGAACTGCTGGCCTCCAAGACCGACTACCCGCTGCACCTCGGGGTCACCGAGGCCGGGCCCGCTTTTCAGGGCACCATCAAGTCGGCCGTCGCCTTCGGCGCGCTGCTCTCCAAGGGCATCGGCGACACCATCCGCGTCTCGCTGTCCGCGCCGCCCGCCGAAGAGGTCAAGGTCGGCAACCAGATCCTCGAATCGTTGAACCTGCGGCCGCGGGGCTTGGAGATCGTGTCGTGCCCGTCGTGCGGACGTGCACAGGTCGACGTGTACACCTTGGCCAACGAGGTGACCGCCGGGTTAGAGGGCATGGAAGTTCCGCTGCGCGTTGCCGTCATGGGCTGCGTGGTGAACGGGCCCGGTGAGGCGCGGGAGGCCGACCTCGGCGTCGCGTCCGGCAACGGCAAGGGTCAGATCTTCGTCAAGGGCGAGGTCATCAAGACGGTGCCCGAAGCGCAGATCGTCGAGACGCTGATCGAGGAGGCGTTGCGGCTCGCCGAAGAAATGGGCCCCGCGTCCGGGTCAGACGGCAGCGGTTCGCCTGTCGTGACCGTAAGCTGA
- a CDS encoding penicillin-binding transpeptidase domain-containing protein, with protein sequence MATSVSRISALLMVAAVGVTLGALTACTPKPNGPEPTAQQFLAALVKGDTAAAAELSDRPADARQALNNAWAGLQATSLDAQILSSKYAEDTGSVTYRYTWHLPKDRTWTYDGQLNMVRNEGRWEVRWSATGVHPKLGENQTLALRADPPRRASVNERSGTDVLVPGYLYAFSLDAKAAGESLMTTSRAVVDALRPFDNTLDPQRLAEQASSMKEPMYLITLRQSDHDRVAGAIGQLPGVVITPQAELLPTDETFAPAIINEVKKAVVDDLDGEAGWRVVSVNQNGVDVDVLNEVPAQPAPSITISLDRSVQNAAQNAVNITGKQAMIVAIKPSTGEILAVAQNAAADAQGPLATTGLYPPGSTFKMVTAGAAIERDMATPNTLLPCPGTMDIGHRTVPNYGGFDLGTVPMSRAFASSCNTTFAELASRMPPRGLTQAAAKYGIGTDYKIEGLTTVTGSVPPTVDLAERTEDGFGQGKVVVSPFGMALAAATVAAGKTPVPQLIEGRPTEIAGDQTPISPKILDGLRPMMRLVVTNGTAKDLQGVGDVRGKTGEAEFAGGSHSWFAGYRGDMAFAALIVGGGSSEYAVRMLKTMFDSLPDNYLA encoded by the coding sequence ATGGCAACTTCAGTATCACGTATATCGGCGCTGTTGATGGTCGCGGCGGTCGGAGTCACTCTCGGGGCGCTCACAGCTTGTACCCCCAAGCCCAACGGACCCGAGCCGACGGCGCAGCAGTTCCTCGCCGCGCTGGTCAAAGGCGATACCGCGGCCGCGGCCGAGCTCAGTGACCGGCCCGCGGATGCGCGCCAGGCGCTCAACAACGCGTGGGCGGGGCTGCAGGCGACGAGCCTCGACGCCCAGATCCTGAGCTCGAAGTATGCCGAGGACACCGGCAGCGTCACCTACCGCTACACCTGGCACCTGCCCAAGGACCGCACCTGGACCTATGACGGGCAACTCAACATGGTGCGCAACGAGGGCCGCTGGGAGGTCCGCTGGAGCGCGACGGGCGTCCACCCGAAGCTCGGTGAGAATCAGACGCTGGCGCTGCGCGCGGATCCGCCCCGGCGCGCCTCGGTGAACGAACGCAGCGGCACCGACGTGCTGGTGCCCGGCTATCTGTACGCCTTCTCGCTGGACGCCAAGGCTGCGGGCGAGTCGCTGATGACGACGTCACGCGCCGTCGTCGACGCGCTGCGCCCCTTCGACAACACCCTGGACCCGCAGCGCCTCGCCGAGCAGGCCAGTTCGATGAAGGAGCCGATGTACCTGATCACACTCCGCCAGTCCGATCACGACCGGGTGGCCGGGGCGATCGGACAACTGCCGGGCGTGGTGATCACACCGCAGGCCGAATTGCTGCCCACCGATGAGACTTTCGCGCCGGCGATCATCAATGAGGTCAAGAAGGCGGTTGTCGACGATCTCGACGGTGAGGCGGGGTGGCGCGTCGTGAGCGTCAACCAGAACGGCGTCGACGTCGACGTGCTCAACGAGGTGCCCGCCCAACCCGCGCCGTCGATCACGATCAGCCTGGACCGGTCCGTGCAGAACGCCGCCCAGAATGCCGTCAACATCACCGGCAAACAGGCGATGATCGTCGCGATCAAACCGTCCACCGGCGAGATACTCGCCGTCGCGCAGAACGCCGCCGCCGACGCGCAGGGACCGCTGGCCACGACGGGTCTCTACCCGCCGGGGTCGACGTTCAAGATGGTCACGGCGGGCGCTGCGATCGAACGTGACATGGCCACCCCCAACACGCTGCTGCCCTGCCCGGGCACCATGGACATCGGCCACCGCACGGTGCCCAACTACGGCGGCTTCGACCTGGGCACCGTCCCCATGTCGAGGGCCTTCGCCAGTTCGTGCAACACCACGTTCGCCGAGCTCGCCAGCCGGATGCCACCGCGGGGGCTGACGCAGGCGGCCGCCAAGTACGGCATCGGGACCGACTACAAGATCGAGGGTCTCACCACGGTGACGGGGTCGGTGCCGCCGACGGTGGACCTGGCCGAGCGGACGGAGGACGGTTTCGGGCAGGGCAAGGTCGTGGTCAGCCCGTTCGGGATGGCGCTGGCCGCGGCGACCGTGGCCGCCGGGAAAACGCCTGTGCCACAACTGATCGAAGGCCGCCCGACAGAGATCGCGGGTGACCAGACGCCGATCAGTCCGAAGATCCTGGACGGCCTGCGGCCGATGATGCGCCTGGTCGTCACCAACGGCACCGCGAAGGATCTGCAGGGCGTGGGCGACGTACGCGGTAAGACCGGTGAGGCCGAGTTCGCCGGCGGCTCGCATTCGTGGTTCGCCGGCTACCGCGGTGACATGGCGTTCGCCGCGCTGATCGTCGGCGGTGGATCCTCCGAGTACGCGGTGCGGATGCTCAAGACGATGTTCGACTCGCTGCCCGACAACTACCTGGCCTGA
- the map gene encoding type I methionyl aminopeptidase: MPVRTALRPGVVSPTLPVPNSIPRPEYAWKPTVKEGSEPWVQTPEVIEKMRVAGRIAAGALAEAGKAVAPGVTTDELDRIAHEYMIDHGAYPSTLGYKGYPKSCCTSLNEIICHGIPDSTVIEDGDIVNIDVTAYIDGVHGDTNATFLAGNVSEEHRLLVERTHEATMRAIKAVKPGRALSVIGRVIESYANRFGYNVVRDFTGHGIGTTFHNGLVVLHYDQPAVETVIEPGMTFTIEPMINLGSLDYEIWDDDWTVATKDKKWTAQFEHTLVVTEDGAEILTQL; encoded by the coding sequence ATGCCTGTTCGTACCGCCCTCCGCCCGGGCGTGGTGTCCCCGACGCTGCCGGTGCCCAACTCGATTCCCCGGCCCGAGTACGCGTGGAAGCCGACGGTCAAAGAGGGCAGCGAGCCGTGGGTCCAGACGCCCGAGGTGATCGAGAAGATGCGCGTCGCAGGCCGGATCGCGGCGGGTGCGCTGGCCGAGGCGGGTAAGGCCGTCGCGCCGGGCGTCACCACCGACGAACTGGACCGCATAGCCCACGAGTACATGATCGACCACGGTGCATACCCGTCGACGCTGGGCTACAAGGGCTATCCGAAGTCGTGCTGCACGTCGCTGAACGAGATCATCTGCCACGGCATCCCCGACTCGACGGTCATCGAGGACGGCGACATCGTCAACATCGACGTCACCGCCTACATCGACGGCGTGCACGGCGACACCAACGCCACCTTCCTGGCGGGCAACGTGTCCGAGGAGCACCGGCTGCTGGTCGAGCGCACTCACGAGGCCACCATGCGCGCGATCAAGGCCGTCAAGCCCGGCCGCGCGTTGTCGGTGATCGGACGGGTCATCGAGTCTTACGCGAACCGGTTCGGCTACAACGTCGTTCGCGATTTCACCGGTCACGGCATCGGGACCACCTTCCACAACGGGTTGGTGGTGCTGCACTACGACCAGCCCGCCGTGGAGACGGTGATCGAGCCGGGCATGACGTTCACGATCGAGCCGATGATCAACCTCGGCTCGCTGGATTACGAGATCTGGGACGACGACTGGACGGTCGCCACCAAGGACAAGAAGTGGACAGCCCAGTTCGAGCACACGCTGGTGGTCACCGAAGACGGCGCCGAAATCCTGACCCAGCTCTGA
- a CDS encoding GNAT family N-acetyltransferase — translation MSAPPLFRRIDERRVSVVREAREVYRVLDEDPVGSCMVASRVLEHGVEPAAIGGELWTRQRPTESLCYAGPNLIPLRGGTDAMYAFADKAMSTPRRCSSLVGRAEMVLPMWQRLEPAWGAARDVREHQPLMALSTPPVCAIDPAVRRVRADELDAYLVAAIDMFIGEVGIDPRIGDGGRGYRRRVAGLIAAGRAWARFERGEVIFKAEVGSQSPSVGQIQGVWVHPDWRGRGIGTAGTATLAAAVVRSGRTASLYVNSFNTVARATYDRIGFTQVGTFATVLLD, via the coding sequence ATGTCGGCTCCTCCGCTGTTTCGCCGCATCGATGAGCGACGGGTCTCTGTGGTCCGCGAAGCGCGCGAGGTGTATCGCGTCCTCGACGAGGATCCGGTCGGCAGTTGCATGGTCGCGTCGCGAGTGCTCGAGCACGGCGTTGAGCCCGCGGCGATCGGCGGCGAGCTCTGGACCCGGCAGCGTCCGACCGAATCCCTCTGTTACGCAGGGCCGAATCTGATTCCGCTGCGAGGCGGGACCGACGCCATGTATGCGTTCGCCGACAAGGCGATGAGCACACCGCGGCGGTGTTCGTCCTTGGTCGGCCGCGCCGAGATGGTGCTGCCGATGTGGCAGCGGCTCGAGCCCGCCTGGGGTGCGGCGCGCGACGTGCGTGAACACCAACCGTTGATGGCGCTGAGCACACCGCCGGTCTGCGCGATCGATCCGGCCGTGCGGCGGGTGAGGGCCGACGAACTCGACGCCTACCTCGTCGCGGCGATCGACATGTTCATCGGCGAGGTCGGCATCGACCCGCGGATCGGTGACGGCGGCCGCGGTTATCGGCGCCGGGTTGCCGGGTTGATCGCCGCGGGCCGGGCGTGGGCGCGCTTCGAACGCGGAGAGGTGATCTTCAAGGCGGAGGTGGGATCGCAGTCGCCGTCGGTTGGTCAGATCCAGGGCGTGTGGGTGCATCCCGACTGGCGGGGTCGCGGGATCGGCACAGCGGGGACGGCGACGCTCGCGGCGGCGGTGGTGCGCAGCGGACGCACCGCGAGCCTGTACGTCAACAGCTTCAACACCGTCGCACGTGCCACCTACGACCGCATCGGCTTCACTCAAGTCGGCACGTTCGCGACCGTTCTGCTCGACTGA
- a CDS encoding DUF1214 domain-containing protein, protein MSHMVTDGNAAAPKTLESWRFVQKVLADLTETVTEDAIDERELIEGLQVVAKVTGLCAELSVQADSERPQFFDMCSDTRMIGGPNPDGRYLLAMIRGDRAYRVTGTRGTTAYLGLQVLAGTGLTPRRMAGYVSDTDLALDSGSFALVFSAVEPPPAVLGAAQWVPIPEDASSIVVREYVGDPATEHPATLHIEPLDPAPLRPITDDDAAEQFTAMAWTIVKLTTMHRTIKPELLTQPNTLLTAEAAELGSADTTPDNLYMIGTFGLEPDESLVLEFRTPDTRYWNVTLESIWHECLEPRHRHSSVTNKGLVPDEDGVARIAIGAKDFGHGHWLDTGGRRRGFIVLRWLDNPEPPDVKTSVRRAS, encoded by the coding sequence ATGTCTCACATGGTTACCGATGGCAACGCAGCCGCGCCTAAAACCCTGGAATCCTGGCGATTCGTCCAAAAAGTACTGGCCGACCTCACCGAGACGGTCACCGAGGACGCCATCGACGAGCGAGAGCTGATCGAGGGCCTCCAGGTCGTGGCCAAGGTGACCGGACTTTGCGCTGAGCTGTCAGTTCAGGCCGATTCCGAACGTCCGCAGTTCTTCGACATGTGCTCCGACACCCGGATGATCGGCGGCCCCAACCCCGACGGCAGGTACCTGCTGGCGATGATCCGGGGCGATCGCGCCTATCGGGTGACCGGAACGCGCGGCACCACCGCATACCTCGGACTGCAGGTCCTTGCGGGCACCGGTCTGACGCCGCGCCGCATGGCCGGCTACGTTAGCGACACCGATCTGGCGCTCGATTCCGGGTCGTTCGCGTTGGTGTTCTCCGCCGTCGAACCGCCGCCCGCCGTCCTCGGCGCGGCGCAGTGGGTCCCGATCCCCGAGGACGCCTCGTCGATCGTCGTGCGCGAGTATGTCGGCGATCCGGCCACCGAACACCCGGCGACACTGCACATCGAGCCCCTCGACCCCGCTCCCCTGCGCCCGATCACCGACGACGATGCCGCCGAACAGTTCACCGCGATGGCGTGGACCATCGTCAAGCTGACGACAATGCACCGCACCATCAAGCCGGAGCTGCTGACCCAACCCAACACTCTTCTCACCGCGGAGGCCGCCGAGCTCGGCAGCGCCGACACCACACCCGACAACCTCTACATGATCGGCACTTTCGGACTCGAACCCGACGAGTCGTTGGTGCTCGAGTTCCGTACGCCCGACACCCGGTACTGGAACGTCACGTTGGAGAGCATCTGGCACGAGTGCCTGGAGCCCAGGCATCGCCACAGCTCCGTCACCAACAAAGGGTTGGTTCCCGACGAGGACGGTGTCGCGCGAATCGCCATCGGCGCCAAGGACTTCGGTCATGGACATTGGTTGGACACCGGCGGCCGACGCCGTGGCTTCATCGTCCTGCGATGGCTCGACAACCCCGAACCGCCGGATGTGAAGACCAGCGTGCGGAGGGCATCATGA
- a CDS encoding sulfotransferase family protein — MSAAERFQPDLLIERACEQADSDDFGDNDGWREGLALLCDGLVSEARLNDLGIEIATLDVVNPMVNRLQIMKWRKENPEVATQPISRPVFIVGQPRTGTTILFDLLAQDPGFRPPLTWEVDHPHPLPRPETYDSDPRIAETQASIEMSEQIVPGLLAFHPMGALVGQECVRITAGQFCSMIFSVQYRLPTYYKWLLYKADHHPAYSYHRKFLQHLQSGVPGGACSWLLKSPAHLWQLDALVAEYPDAVIVQTHRDPLNVISSISALTHHLRRLASDDSSITDCAGQSCEEIVVGLERGMRLRDSEALASQKFVDVQFADFIRDPFATIRALYAELGRELTPVAEARMRDFLAAHPGDGGGSRYTWADTGLDAGVVRERVREYQERFGVPDEPLK, encoded by the coding sequence ATGAGCGCCGCCGAACGCTTCCAGCCCGACTTGCTGATCGAGCGGGCATGCGAACAGGCGGACAGCGACGACTTCGGCGACAACGACGGCTGGCGTGAAGGGCTGGCCTTGCTCTGCGACGGGCTGGTCTCCGAGGCCCGCCTGAATGATCTGGGCATCGAGATCGCCACGCTGGACGTGGTCAACCCGATGGTCAACCGGTTGCAGATCATGAAGTGGCGCAAGGAGAATCCTGAAGTCGCGACGCAGCCGATCAGCAGGCCGGTCTTCATCGTGGGGCAGCCCCGCACCGGCACCACGATCCTGTTCGACCTCCTCGCCCAGGATCCCGGCTTCCGGCCTCCGCTGACCTGGGAGGTGGACCACCCTCATCCCCTGCCTCGGCCGGAGACCTACGACTCCGACCCGCGCATCGCCGAAACCCAGGCGAGCATCGAGATGTCGGAGCAGATCGTCCCCGGACTGCTGGCGTTCCATCCGATGGGCGCACTGGTGGGCCAGGAGTGCGTGCGGATCACCGCCGGACAGTTCTGCAGCATGATCTTCTCCGTGCAGTACCGGCTGCCGACCTATTACAAATGGCTGCTCTACAAAGCCGACCACCACCCGGCCTACAGCTATCACCGAAAGTTCCTGCAGCACTTGCAGTCCGGCGTGCCGGGCGGGGCGTGTTCGTGGCTGTTGAAGTCACCGGCGCACCTGTGGCAGCTCGACGCGCTGGTCGCCGAGTATCCCGATGCGGTCATTGTGCAGACCCACCGCGACCCGCTCAACGTCATATCGTCGATCAGTGCCCTGACGCATCACCTGCGCCGGCTGGCGTCTGACGACAGTTCGATCACCGACTGCGCCGGCCAGTCGTGCGAGGAAATCGTGGTGGGGCTCGAACGCGGTATGCGACTGCGTGATTCGGAGGCGCTGGCCAGCCAGAAGTTCGTCGACGTGCAATTCGCCGACTTCATCCGCGATCCGTTCGCCACCATCCGCGCGCTGTATGCCGAGCTCGGACGTGAGCTGACACCCGTCGCCGAGGCCAGGATGCGCGACTTCCTGGCAGCACACCCGGGCGACGGTGGCGGGAGCCGGTATACGTGGGCCGACACGGGTCTGGACGCCGGTGTGGTGCGTGAACGGGTACGCGAATATCAGGAGCGGTTCGGTGTGCCCGACGAACCGCTCAAATGA
- a CDS encoding cobyric acid synthase, with product MVVAGLCRLLARKGIRVAPFKAQNMSNNSAVTVEGGEIGRAQAMQARAAGLAPSVRFNPVLLKPGSDRTSQLVVRGRVVDTVGARDYFTHRERLATVVQDELRALRDEFDAVIVEGAGSPAEINLRATDIANMGLARAANLPVVIVGDIDRGGLLAHLYGTVAVLEPEDQRLVCGFVVNKFRGDPPLLEPGLTQLRDLAGRPTYGVIPYCDGLWLDTEDSVSVLAHRVVGDPQTPRGRQWLRVAAVRLPRISNSTDVEALACEPGVLVRWVSDPADLADADAVVLPGSKSTVTDLAWLRERGLADAIVAHAQAGKSVLGVCGGFQMLCRRIDDTVESRTGGVDGLAVLDADIEFDADKTLRHHDAPLHGYEIHHGRVSRSTEDDWVESGIAVGIRRGAVDGTHWHGLLDNDDVRRRWLTDAADASGRNGFVVADDVDVSARRDAQLDVMADLIASHVDVDALLGLLEHGPPGLPTIATRLTP from the coding sequence ATGGTCGTCGCCGGACTGTGCCGGCTACTGGCGCGCAAAGGAATTCGCGTTGCGCCGTTCAAGGCGCAGAACATGTCCAACAACTCGGCGGTCACGGTCGAGGGCGGCGAGATCGGCCGAGCGCAAGCGATGCAGGCCAGGGCCGCGGGACTGGCGCCGAGTGTGCGCTTCAACCCGGTGCTCCTCAAACCGGGCAGCGACCGCACCTCGCAACTCGTGGTGCGCGGACGTGTGGTCGACACCGTCGGCGCCCGCGACTACTTCACTCACCGCGAGCGTCTCGCCACCGTCGTACAGGACGAATTACGCGCGCTGCGAGACGAATTCGACGCCGTGATCGTCGAGGGCGCGGGCTCGCCCGCCGAGATCAACCTGCGGGCAACCGATATCGCGAACATGGGGCTGGCCCGTGCCGCGAATCTGCCCGTCGTCATTGTCGGCGACATCGACCGCGGCGGGTTGTTGGCGCATCTGTACGGAACGGTCGCCGTGCTCGAACCGGAGGACCAGCGACTCGTCTGCGGGTTCGTCGTCAACAAGTTCCGCGGCGATCCCCCACTACTGGAGCCGGGGCTGACGCAGCTGCGCGACCTCGCCGGCAGGCCCACCTACGGCGTGATCCCGTACTGCGACGGGTTGTGGCTCGACACCGAGGATTCAGTCTCGGTGCTCGCGCATCGCGTCGTCGGCGACCCGCAGACTCCGCGCGGGCGGCAATGGCTGCGGGTGGCTGCGGTCCGGCTGCCACGCATCTCCAACTCGACGGACGTCGAGGCCCTGGCCTGTGAGCCCGGTGTGCTGGTGCGCTGGGTGAGCGATCCCGCCGATCTGGCGGACGCCGACGCCGTCGTGCTGCCCGGCAGCAAGTCGACCGTGACGGACCTGGCCTGGTTGCGGGAGCGCGGGCTGGCCGACGCCATCGTGGCCCACGCGCAGGCCGGAAAGTCCGTGCTCGGCGTCTGCGGGGGATTCCAGATGCTCTGTCGGCGCATCGACGACACCGTGGAATCGCGCACCGGCGGCGTCGACGGACTCGCGGTGCTCGACGCCGACATCGAGTTCGACGCCGACAAGACACTGCGCCATCACGACGCTCCGCTGCACGGCTACGAAATTCACCACGGCCGAGTGAGCCGATCGACCGAGGACGACTGGGTCGAATCCGGGATAGCGGTGGGAATTCGCCGCGGCGCCGTCGACGGCACGCACTGGCACGGTCTGCTCGACAACGACGACGTGCGGCGGCGCTGGCTCACCGATGCCGCGGACGCGTCAGGACGCAACGGGTTCGTCGTCGCCGACGACGTCGACGTCAGCGCGCGCCGGGACGCCCAACTGGACGTGATGGCCGACCTGATCGCCAGCCACGTGGACGTCGACGCCCTGCTGGGCCTGCTGGAGCACGGCC
- a CDS encoding GNAT family N-acetyltransferase, whose product MNFEDPRVARREIADALVRALERRHELLDVVVESEDYDAAIEAIASHLGTSATAAEAALRLSFDRLTKVGRRRIAAELEDLNNQLSFTLGEPASSVDSIELRPFSPETDRDIFAARTADMREAGDGSRAPAGDLDDEIRAGLARVDAEEAAWLVAVHGSQKVGMAFGDLISGEVNVRIWIHPDHRKQGYGTAVLRKSRSEMAAYFPAVPLVVRAPAAG is encoded by the coding sequence ATGAACTTCGAGGATCCAAGAGTTGCGCGTCGCGAGATCGCCGACGCTTTGGTACGTGCGCTCGAGCGGCGCCACGAACTCCTCGACGTCGTGGTCGAGTCCGAGGACTACGACGCCGCAATCGAGGCCATCGCAAGCCATCTCGGCACGTCGGCCACCGCCGCCGAAGCTGCGTTGCGCCTGTCGTTCGATCGGCTCACCAAGGTGGGGCGGCGCAGGATCGCCGCCGAGCTCGAGGATCTGAACAACCAGCTGAGCTTCACCCTTGGCGAGCCCGCGAGTTCGGTGGACAGCATCGAGCTGCGCCCGTTCTCGCCGGAAACCGATCGCGACATCTTCGCCGCACGCACTGCGGACATGCGGGAGGCCGGCGACGGCTCGCGCGCACCGGCCGGGGATCTGGATGACGAGATTCGCGCCGGCCTCGCGAGGGTGGATGCCGAAGAGGCGGCGTGGTTGGTCGCGGTCCACGGTTCGCAAAAGGTGGGCATGGCGTTCGGCGATCTGATCTCCGGTGAGGTCAACGTCCGGATCTGGATCCACCCCGACCATCGCAAGCAGGGCTACGGGACTGCGGTGCTTCGGAAGTCGCGCTCGGAGATGGCCGCCTACTTCCCGGCTGTGCCGTTGGTGGTGCGCGCGCCGGCGGCGGGGTAA